The sequence below is a genomic window from Candidatus Bathyarchaeia archaeon.
ATCCAATTCTTGTCAGGAAGACGGCCACGTAGAGGTATAGCACCATTCGCAGCCCGACTTTACGCGGCAAAGAAGCACCTATCTTTGGTTCGGGACCTGTGTTGAGCGTGTAATAGGCTGAGTGGTCCTACCGGCGCGAATACGCGGGGAACTAGCTTATGATCAATTAACAGGTTGAAAGCGTATGATTCTATGTCTATATTCTTCGCGCTAACTGCAGCACATTCAACCCTATCGCCTCATTCTTTGCCTTGAGCAACTTTCCTGGGAGCTTCCAGATCCCGATCTCTACCATGTTCGCCGAGGACCCCTCATCGAGGTGGCCCCCGATCACTGAAAAATCTCTGCGGCCCAACGTTGCATGAACGTGCGGAAGGGGCTGGCGATTCATGCTGGCGATGTTGCCAGAAAGGTTTAGGATCTCCAGATCATCTTCAAATGTTTCGTACTTGTATTGCTTTGTCTTGAAATCGTAGTGGCCGAGCTTGACCTTGCTCAGAGAACCGATCCCTTCGAGTAGGCTCGCGCTGAGTCTCTTGGTTGTCGCGAATTGTCGTAAGGATTGGAGGATGTCGTCGCCGGATTCGAGCCTTAGGACGTATTTGTCGGTTCCCAGTTTGGAGTAAATCATGAAAGAGTCGAGCGGATAGGTTCGGGTTAAACCTAGTTGGCCTGGTCCTATTTTTGGGTAGTCATTTCTATGCTGCTACTGGTACAGTGGAGGAGCCGAAGGGAATCACCGCGACATCCTTTTCGTATAGCCTCTGGTCCAGGGTCCTAAGCCCGTCGTCGATTGATCTGAAGAACTTGATCCTTGTTTTGCTCAGTAACTCTTCAACCGGGGGTGGCGCCTTAGGTGAGACCACGATGAAGTCTGCCTTTTTGGCGTCGAGCGAGAACCTGTTCGGCTTCTGCGAGGCTTCTGTGACCTTTCCAAGCTTCGCTCTCTTCTTCAGGTCCTCGATAACCATCTCGGGCTCCATCTTACCATAGGCTTCCATCTCGGCCTTGAAAGCGTCTCCTCCGATCCCTGTTTCAAGTGAAGCAAGTAGCATTACGATGGATTTGGGCTCGTATGCAGGAATCACGAGGCCTGCACCGAAGGTTGCGGCCTTGAGCGCCTGGTAGAGGTTCGTTCCGGTGGGTCCGTCCGCTACCGTGACGACAAGCGATGATGGGCGGGATGTGACCGAATGAGCTTTACGGGAATAGTTCTCGGCAAGTTGTTGATGTGCGAGGGTCGGGTCTCCGTATGATGCTCGGACGAGGGTCCCGTCTTGGTTGAGGACAAAATCGAGAATTCGATGCTCTATTTTCATTGATTCCCGAAGTACGTTGGGAACCTCGTTCATATCCTCCCTGGTCGGGTTGCCTTTGATCGCGAGCTCACGGCAGTTCGGGTTTCCGATCACGTATCCATGGTTGGTGGTTATGGTTTTGAGGCCGGAGCAGCCGGGAAGGAGAGCTTTCGCCCCTCCCTCGTAACCGGCGAAGTAATGAGGTTGAACGTTGAGCGTCGATATTAGGAGATCTCTATCAAATAGCTCCTTGTTCAGCTCGACAGGTGTACCTCTACTTGTGACTCCAATCCATTCGTACTTGCTACCCGGGTTCTTCACTGAACTTACTCGGATGTTCTTCTGGTAGCGTTTGTAGATGTCTTCTCCAACGACTTTCT
It includes:
- a CDS encoding PPC domain-containing DNA-binding protein, producing the protein MIYSKLGTDKYVLRLESGDDILQSLRQFATTKRLSASLLEGIGSLSKVKLGHYDFKTKQYKYETFEDDLEILNLSGNIASMNRQPLPHVHATLGRRDFSVIGGHLDEGSSANMVEIGIWKLPGKLLKAKNEAIGLNVLQLARRI
- a CDS encoding lactate racemase domain-containing protein — encoded protein: MTSTVSLSVLDQFGGSKLLSPEKIRWIRPTPLPTKPIELAFREAFATPIGAKPFEREKCWSPAIIFSDFTRKHSPFISQLINMIEPKTDDIKIICAGGTHVPSEPDFIKKVVGEDIYKRYQKNIRVSSVKNPGSKYEWIGVTSRGTPVELNKELFDRDLLISTLNVQPHYFAGYEGGAKALLPGCSGLKTITTNHGYVIGNPNCRELAIKGNPTREDMNEVPNVLRESMKIEHRILDFVLNQDGTLVRASYGDPTLAHQQLAENYSRKAHSVTSRPSSLVVTVADGPTGTNLYQALKAATFGAGLVIPAYEPKSIVMLLASLETGIGGDAFKAEMEAYGKMEPEMVIEDLKKRAKLGKVTEASQKPNRFSLDAKKADFIVVSPKAPPPVEELLSKTRIKFFRSIDDGLRTLDQRLYEKDVAVIPFGSSTVPVAA